One segment of Halorubellus sp. JP-L1 DNA contains the following:
- a CDS encoding YeiH family protein, producing MTDGDGRGTTTDDPEESLGRSVPAVAREYAPGVAALVVFAVAARLASDLVPHASALVVAVAFGIVVANTVGVPDVLAAGVRTHKFWLAAGIVLMGARVSLSTLVSAGPQIAVLVVGVVVATVLLVEGLSALVFDVQAELGSLLAAGASVCGVSAAVGVAGSIRASEDQLAYAAGTILLFDVVTLFVYPALAGPLGLSDRAFGVWAGLTMFSTGPVTAAGFAVSDVAGRWATITKLTRNLLLGVLVGAYSIRYANASEYDTAGSAFSPRELWRTFPKFVLGFFAVVLVASTPLVSDAARTQLTHGYRWLFLLAFAGLGLSVEFEDLRSTGLTPIVLLLTSLLVVSALAFVAVGVLL from the coding sequence ATGACCGACGGTGACGGGCGCGGGACCACCACAGACGACCCAGAGGAGAGTCTCGGTCGGTCGGTCCCTGCGGTCGCGCGCGAGTACGCGCCCGGCGTCGCCGCACTCGTCGTCTTCGCCGTCGCCGCGCGCCTCGCGAGCGACCTGGTCCCGCACGCGAGCGCGCTCGTCGTCGCCGTCGCGTTCGGCATCGTCGTCGCGAACACGGTCGGCGTCCCGGACGTCCTCGCGGCCGGCGTCCGCACGCACAAGTTCTGGCTCGCGGCCGGCATCGTCCTCATGGGCGCGCGCGTCTCGCTGTCGACGCTCGTCTCGGCCGGGCCTCAGATCGCCGTGCTCGTCGTCGGCGTCGTCGTCGCCACCGTCCTCCTCGTCGAGGGACTCTCGGCGCTCGTCTTCGACGTCCAGGCGGAACTCGGGTCGCTGCTCGCCGCGGGCGCGAGCGTCTGCGGCGTCTCCGCCGCCGTGGGCGTCGCCGGCAGCATCCGCGCCAGCGAGGACCAGCTCGCGTACGCCGCCGGCACCATCCTCCTCTTCGACGTCGTCACGCTCTTCGTCTATCCCGCGCTCGCCGGCCCGCTCGGGCTCTCCGACCGCGCGTTCGGCGTCTGGGCTGGACTCACGATGTTCTCGACGGGTCCCGTGACTGCCGCAGGGTTCGCGGTCTCGGACGTCGCGGGCCGCTGGGCGACCATCACGAAACTCACGCGGAACCTCCTCTTGGGCGTGCTCGTCGGCGCGTACTCCATCCGGTACGCGAACGCGAGCGAGTACGACACCGCCGGGAGCGCGTTCTCGCCGCGAGAGCTCTGGCGGACGTTCCCGAAGTTCGTCCTCGGGTTCTTCGCCGTCGTCCTCGTCGCGTCCACGCCGCTCGTCTCCGACGCCGCACGCACGCAACTCACGCACGGCTACCGCTGGCTGTTCCTGCTCGCGTTCGCCGGTCTCGGCCTCAGCGTCGAGTTCGAGGACCTCCGCTCGACGGGCCTGACGCCGATCGTACTCCTGCTCACATCGCTCCTCGTCGTCAGCGCGCTCGCGTTCGTCGCCGTCGGCGTCCTCCTCTGA
- a CDS encoding tRNA-binding protein has product MSDLFETTFRVATVEDAEPFPEARKPELVKVQLDLGDETRQSAAQLGYNYDVEDLVGRQVLCATSLGTVTIAGFESEALVVGVPDDDGNPVLVVPDDDVPNGGGLY; this is encoded by the coding sequence ATGAGCGACCTGTTCGAGACGACATTCCGCGTGGCGACCGTCGAGGACGCCGAGCCGTTCCCGGAGGCGCGCAAACCCGAGCTCGTGAAGGTGCAACTGGACTTGGGGGACGAGACCCGCCAGTCTGCCGCGCAACTCGGCTACAACTACGACGTCGAGGATCTCGTCGGCCGCCAGGTGCTGTGCGCGACGTCGCTCGGGACGGTGACCATCGCGGGGTTCGAGTCCGAGGCGCTCGTCGTCGGCGTCCCAGACGACGACGGCAATCCCGTGCTCGTCGTCCCGGACGACGACGTACCGAACGGCGGCGGCTTGTACTGA
- a CDS encoding cyclopropane-fatty-acyl-phospholipid synthase family protein gives METERPWHEDERFWEAFRDAMFPAERFADARDELDSVLALPGVDVSPGDAVLDLPCGPGRHSVALADSGFDVTGVDATAAYVEEARERAADRGVAEAVEFVEADMREFRRDGAFDLALNLFTSFGYFEDRADDARVARNLHDVLAPGGTLVMDLASKETLASDFRARTWEDFDDGYVLEEHAVADDWSWMENTWRLVVDGDVREFDVSHRLYSAYELTELLADAGFDGVEAYGTLDGDPFDQDAERLLVVARA, from the coding sequence ATGGAAACGGAGCGACCGTGGCACGAGGACGAACGGTTCTGGGAGGCGTTCCGGGACGCGATGTTCCCCGCGGAGCGGTTCGCGGACGCGCGCGACGAACTGGATAGCGTGCTCGCGCTCCCCGGTGTCGACGTCTCACCCGGCGACGCGGTCCTCGACCTGCCCTGCGGGCCGGGTCGGCACAGCGTCGCGCTCGCCGACAGTGGGTTCGACGTGACCGGCGTCGACGCGACCGCGGCGTACGTCGAGGAGGCGCGCGAGCGCGCCGCCGACCGCGGCGTCGCCGAGGCCGTCGAGTTCGTCGAGGCCGACATGCGCGAGTTCCGCCGCGACGGCGCGTTCGACCTCGCGCTGAACCTGTTCACGTCCTTCGGGTACTTCGAGGACCGCGCGGACGACGCGCGCGTCGCCCGGAACCTCCACGACGTGCTCGCGCCCGGCGGCACGCTCGTCATGGACCTCGCGTCGAAGGAGACGCTCGCGAGCGACTTCCGCGCCCGGACGTGGGAGGACTTCGACGACGGCTACGTCCTCGAAGAGCACGCTGTCGCGGACGACTGGTCGTGGATGGAGAACACGTGGCGGCTCGTCGTCGACGGCGACGTCCGCGAGTTCGACGTCTCGCATCGGCTCTACTCCGCGTACGAACTCACCGAACTCCTCGCGGACGCCGGGTTCGATGGGGTCGAGGCGTATGGGACGCTCGACGGCGACCCGTTCGACCAGGACGCCGAACGGCTCCTCGTCGTCGCACGGGCGTAG
- a CDS encoding helix-turn-helix domain-containing protein, producing MYEATFHIRGDVAYEDATAGRDVSIELWCNDHCDLLHVRGDEDDVVASEIEAAVGLKDVISRGEEKVLITEECLRPFTEGNVEEYLERHDCLLLPPLRYESGGKVVRVLTLDPENLTRFYQDVQESFRVTVRSKREVDTVTQDRPLLSLDSLVPDLSARQEEAVVNAWEGGYYAIPRDSTTEALADDMGIDRRTFEEHLRLAENKLIGTLVEELFA from the coding sequence ATGTACGAGGCGACCTTCCACATCCGCGGCGACGTCGCGTACGAGGACGCGACGGCCGGACGCGACGTGAGCATCGAACTCTGGTGCAACGACCACTGCGACCTCCTGCACGTCCGCGGGGACGAAGACGACGTCGTCGCCAGCGAGATCGAGGCGGCCGTTGGCCTGAAGGACGTCATCTCGCGCGGCGAAGAGAAGGTGCTCATCACCGAGGAGTGCCTCCGCCCGTTCACGGAAGGGAACGTCGAGGAGTACCTCGAACGCCACGACTGCCTGCTGCTCCCGCCGCTCCGGTACGAGAGCGGCGGGAAGGTCGTCCGCGTCCTCACGCTCGACCCCGAGAACCTCACGCGGTTCTACCAGGACGTCCAGGAGTCGTTCCGGGTGACGGTGCGCTCCAAGCGCGAGGTGGACACGGTCACGCAGGACCGACCGTTGCTCTCGCTCGACTCGCTCGTCCCCGACCTCTCCGCGCGCCAGGAGGAAGCCGTCGTCAACGCCTGGGAGGGCGGCTACTACGCCATCCCGCGGGACAGCACGACGGAGGCGCTCGCCGACGACATGGGGATCGACCGGCGAACGTTCGAGGAACACCTCCGGCTGGCGGAGAACAAGCTCATCGGGACGCTCGTCGAGGAGCTGTTCGCCTGA
- a CDS encoding SIMPL domain-containing protein, translated as MRFDHRNGATVVAILLGTMVLGAGVLAGPALGADASTTGDQSPAIPSEAPTAESSSQQNESTITVSGTGSVSAQPDQAVILVATTARADSASAATAALANNSSDLRNALADAGLSNDSVRTIDFSVAPDDRQNQSAFVARQTFEVTTNDTSAVGELVDVAVENGASEVFGVQFVLSDEQLDELRETAIDRAVSDAREQATIVASSTNLRIDSVRHVRVGGTASDGRFAEAADAGGTNIDVSPVSVSVTVEVTYNATQA; from the coding sequence ATGCGATTCGATCATCGGAACGGCGCGACGGTCGTAGCGATACTTCTCGGCACGATGGTTCTCGGCGCGGGCGTCCTCGCCGGGCCCGCCCTCGGCGCCGACGCGAGCACGACCGGCGACCAGTCACCGGCAATCCCGAGTGAAGCCCCGACGGCCGAGAGCTCGAGCCAGCAGAACGAGTCGACGATAACGGTATCCGGGACTGGGTCGGTGTCGGCCCAACCGGACCAGGCGGTGATCCTGGTCGCGACGACGGCGCGAGCCGACTCCGCGAGCGCGGCGACGGCGGCGCTCGCGAACAACAGCAGCGACCTGCGGAACGCGCTCGCCGACGCCGGCCTCTCGAACGACTCGGTGCGGACCATCGACTTCAGCGTCGCACCAGATGACCGCCAGAACCAGAGCGCGTTCGTCGCCAGACAGACGTTCGAAGTGACGACGAACGACACGAGCGCCGTCGGCGAACTCGTCGACGTGGCCGTGGAGAACGGCGCGAGCGAGGTGTTCGGCGTCCAGTTCGTGCTGTCCGACGAGCAACTGGACGAACTGCGCGAGACGGCCATCGACCGCGCCGTCTCGGACGCCCGCGAGCAGGCGACGATCGTCGCGTCGAGCACGAACCTGCGTATCGACTCCGTGCGGCACGTCCGCGTCGGCGGCACCGCGAGCGACGGTCGCTTCGCGGAGGCGGCGGACGCCGGGGGAACCAACATCGACGTCAGCCCGGTGTCGGTGTCCGTGACCGTCGAGGTGACGTACAACGCGACCCAGGCGTGA
- a CDS encoding ABC transporter ATP-binding protein, translated as MSASTGVIERDPEENVVLDVQNVDSGYGDVQVLDDLSMTLAEDEIACLVGPNGAGKSTVLKTVFGMLTPWTGHVRYHGDDIGGMAPEDIVRTGIGYVPQTENVFGNLTIEENLRMGGVARSDDIGPVIDELYDRFPLLTEKQSAKAKTLSGGQRQVLAFARALVMEPDVLLIDEPSAGLAPNTADEVFDDVMAVNDLGTAILMVEQNARKGLSISDKGYVLDQGTVAYADDADGLLDNPEVSRLYLGG; from the coding sequence ATGAGCGCTAGCACTGGCGTCATCGAACGCGACCCCGAGGAGAACGTCGTGCTGGACGTCCAGAACGTCGACTCCGGCTACGGGGACGTGCAGGTGCTCGACGACCTGTCGATGACGCTCGCGGAGGACGAGATCGCGTGCCTCGTCGGCCCGAACGGCGCCGGGAAGTCGACGGTCCTGAAGACCGTGTTCGGGATGCTGACGCCGTGGACGGGCCACGTCCGGTACCACGGCGACGACATCGGCGGGATGGCGCCCGAGGACATCGTCCGCACCGGGATCGGGTACGTCCCCCAGACCGAGAACGTGTTCGGGAACCTCACGATCGAGGAGAACCTCCGCATGGGCGGCGTCGCCCGGAGCGACGACATCGGGCCGGTGATCGACGAACTCTACGACCGGTTCCCGCTACTGACCGAGAAGCAGTCCGCGAAGGCGAAGACGCTCTCGGGCGGCCAGCGGCAAGTGCTCGCGTTCGCGCGAGCGCTCGTCATGGAACCGGACGTGCTCCTCATCGACGAGCCGTCCGCGGGCCTCGCGCCGAACACGGCGGACGAGGTGTTCGACGACGTGATGGCGGTGAACGACCTCGGGACGGCGATCCTGATGGTCGAACAGAACGCCCGCAAGGGCCTCTCGATCAGCGACAAGGGCTACGTCCTCGACCAGGGAACCGTCGCGTACGCCGACGACGCCGACGGCCTCCTCGACAACCCCGAGGTCTCGCGGCTCTACCTCGGCGGGTAG
- the hutI gene encoding imidazolonepropionase produces MSAGNLQTVVHGAAEVVVGKRDGAWPGGDPADELLEVHEDAAIAVVDGEVAAVGPTEDVLREYPAENADEAYDASGQSVVPGFVDPHTHAVFAGDRSDEFEAKLRGKSYQDILAEGGGILRTVRAVREASENALAANLREHLDAMLAYGTTTVEVKSGYGLDTETELKLLRAVDDAASDHPIDVVPTFMGAHAIPEGEDADEYVDAVVDEQIPAAAEQGVAEFCDVFCEEGVFSVEQSRRVLEAGEEAGLTPKVHAEELAHIGGTKLAAEVGAASADHLLHSTREDVDALVDANVVPVVLPGTAFGLGADYADAETMLDAGAPVAVATDFNPNCHSRSMGFAQSLCCVEMGMTPAQALVAATEHAAMALDRPARGRLDEGSRADMAVVDAPSHVHVPYQFGENTVDAVFKAGDRVV; encoded by the coding sequence ATGAGCGCTGGAAACCTCCAGACGGTCGTCCACGGCGCCGCCGAGGTCGTCGTCGGGAAGCGCGACGGCGCGTGGCCTGGCGGCGACCCCGCCGACGAACTCCTCGAGGTCCACGAGGACGCGGCGATAGCGGTCGTCGACGGCGAGGTCGCGGCGGTCGGCCCGACCGAGGACGTGCTCCGCGAGTACCCGGCGGAGAACGCTGACGAGGCGTACGACGCGAGCGGTCAGTCGGTCGTCCCGGGGTTCGTCGACCCGCACACGCACGCGGTGTTCGCTGGCGACCGGAGCGACGAGTTCGAGGCGAAGCTCCGCGGGAAGTCCTATCAGGACATCCTCGCAGAGGGTGGCGGCATCCTCCGCACCGTCCGCGCGGTCCGCGAGGCGAGCGAGAATGCGCTCGCGGCGAACCTCCGCGAGCACCTCGACGCGATGCTCGCGTACGGCACGACGACCGTCGAGGTCAAGTCCGGGTACGGGCTCGACACCGAGACCGAACTGAAGCTCCTGCGCGCGGTCGACGACGCCGCGAGCGACCATCCCATCGACGTCGTGCCGACGTTCATGGGCGCGCACGCCATCCCCGAGGGCGAGGACGCGGACGAGTACGTCGACGCCGTCGTCGACGAACAGATTCCGGCCGCGGCCGAGCAGGGCGTCGCTGAGTTCTGCGACGTCTTCTGCGAGGAGGGCGTGTTCAGCGTCGAGCAATCCCGTCGGGTCCTCGAAGCCGGCGAGGAAGCCGGACTAACGCCGAAGGTGCACGCCGAGGAACTCGCACATATTGGTGGCACGAAACTCGCTGCGGAGGTCGGTGCGGCGAGCGCGGACCACCTCCTGCACTCGACGCGGGAGGACGTCGACGCGCTCGTCGACGCGAACGTCGTCCCCGTCGTCCTCCCCGGGACCGCGTTCGGCCTCGGTGCGGACTACGCGGACGCCGAGACGATGCTCGACGCGGGCGCGCCCGTCGCCGTCGCCACGGACTTCAACCCGAACTGCCACAGTCGCTCGATGGGGTTCGCGCAGTCGCTGTGCTGCGTAGAGATGGGGATGACGCCCGCACAAGCGCTCGTCGCCGCCACCGAACACGCGGCCATGGCGCTCGACCGTCCCGCGAGGGGCCGACTCGACGAAGGCAGCCGCGCCGACATGGCTGTCGTCGACGCACCCAGTCACGTCCACGTCCCCTACCAATTCGGCGAGAACACCGTCGACGCCGTCTTCAAGGCCGGCGACCGCGTCGTCTGA
- a CDS encoding MBL fold metallo-hydrolase — protein MGGERTRVERVAVTTPEYDAPEGGNSAWVLPEDGVVVDPGPPGDVPWEQLTEGLADAGLALADVEHVVLTHWHVDHVGLAPRLADAADATVAMHERDAPLVGDYARERERRVERDAATLARWGVPDEHVASVRGADSRTPFPDEFPVTALAGGDRVGSLSVLATPGHTAGHAAFVVVESDADGERAGNGDTGRAIVGDAALRTVTPNVGGGDTRLDDPLAAYRGTLDALAARADRALPGHGTAFDLDERVAEIRTHHRERAGNVRDALVALDGDAADDAGDDRSSADGATPWAVAEACFGEMAGYHVKFGAGEAFAHLRDLTALDIAECVGSDPLRYAPANDGGDVGADDGDADAAARLDDAWYVDEN, from the coding sequence ATGGGCGGCGAGAGGACGCGCGTCGAGCGCGTCGCGGTGACGACGCCCGAGTACGACGCACCCGAGGGCGGGAACAGCGCGTGGGTGCTCCCCGAGGACGGCGTCGTCGTCGACCCCGGCCCACCCGGCGACGTCCCCTGGGAGCAACTCACCGAGGGACTCGCCGACGCCGGACTCGCGCTCGCGGACGTCGAGCACGTCGTCCTCACGCACTGGCACGTCGACCACGTCGGGCTCGCGCCGCGGCTCGCCGACGCCGCGGACGCGACGGTCGCCATGCACGAGCGCGACGCACCGCTCGTCGGCGACTACGCGAGAGAGCGCGAGCGCCGCGTGGAGCGCGACGCGGCGACGCTCGCGCGCTGGGGCGTCCCCGACGAGCACGTCGCGTCGGTCCGGGGCGCGGACTCGCGGACGCCGTTCCCCGACGAGTTCCCCGTGACCGCGCTCGCCGGGGGCGACCGCGTCGGCTCGCTGTCGGTCCTCGCGACGCCGGGACACACGGCCGGACACGCCGCATTCGTCGTCGTCGAAAGCGACGCGGATGGAGAGAGGGCCGGTAACGGCGACACCGGGCGCGCGATAGTCGGCGACGCCGCGCTCAGGACGGTCACGCCGAACGTCGGCGGCGGCGACACCCGGTTGGACGACCCGCTCGCGGCGTACCGCGGGACCCTCGACGCGCTCGCTGCGCGCGCCGACCGCGCGCTCCCCGGGCACGGGACCGCGTTCGACCTCGACGAGCGCGTCGCGGAGATCCGGACGCATCACCGCGAGCGCGCCGGGAACGTCCGCGACGCGCTCGTCGCACTCGACGGAGACGCCGCCGACGACGCTGGAGACGACCGGTCATCCGCCGACGGCGCGACGCCCTGGGCGGTCGCGGAGGCGTGCTTCGGGGAGATGGCGGGCTATCACGTCAAGTTCGGCGCGGGCGAGGCGTTCGCGCACCTCCGCGACCTGACGGCGCTCGACATCGCGGAGTGCGTCGGGAGCGACCCGCTCCGGTACGCACCCGCGAACGACGGCGGTGACGTCGGCGCCGACGACGGTGACGCCGACGCGGCCGCGCGGCTCGACGACGCCTGGTACGTCGACGAGAACTGA
- a CDS encoding response regulator, with product MPDTPTTDRPPSPTKAATADEFSAALEDEVRRRLLFHLAHHGASTVDELVDVLRTTTFRAGETRNSDALEAAVYHVHLPKLEGLGIASWRRDADVVALEVDPKRLDAWLAVALADDVTDATGSAPAPHADGRVDVLFVEDFEDLAALVVKRFARDHPDISVTTETDVAAAVEALRDRSFDCIVSDYDMPGMTELDFLRAIRDVDPDVPFILYTGMGSEAVASEALNNGATKYLRKQTDAAGLDVLADRVREVVREN from the coding sequence ATGCCAGATACTCCGACTACTGACCGGCCGCCGTCGCCTACCAAGGCGGCGACGGCGGACGAGTTCAGCGCCGCGCTGGAAGACGAGGTGCGACGGCGCCTGCTCTTCCACCTTGCCCACCACGGGGCGTCCACCGTCGACGAGCTCGTGGACGTCCTCCGCACGACGACGTTCCGCGCAGGCGAAACACGGAACTCGGACGCGCTGGAAGCGGCGGTCTACCACGTTCACCTCCCGAAGCTCGAGGGGCTCGGCATCGCGTCGTGGAGGCGCGACGCGGACGTGGTCGCGCTCGAAGTCGACCCGAAACGCCTCGACGCCTGGCTGGCGGTCGCGCTCGCCGACGACGTCACCGACGCGACCGGGTCGGCGCCCGCACCCCACGCCGACGGCCGCGTCGACGTCCTGTTCGTGGAGGACTTCGAGGACCTCGCGGCGCTCGTCGTGAAACGGTTCGCTCGCGACCACCCCGACATCTCAGTGACCACCGAGACCGACGTCGCCGCCGCCGTCGAGGCTCTCAGAGACCGGTCGTTCGACTGTATCGTCAGCGATTACGACATGCCGGGAATGACCGAATTGGACTTCCTGCGCGCGATCCGGGACGTCGATCCCGACGTCCCGTTCATCCTCTACACGGGCATGGGCAGCGAGGCGGTGGCGAGCGAGGCGCTGAACAACGGCGCGACCAAGTACCTCCGGAAGCAGACTGACGCCGCGGGACTCGACGTGCTCGCCGACCGGGTCCGGGAAGTCGTCCGCGAGAACTGA
- a CDS encoding HpcH/HpaI aldolase/citrate lyase family protein, whose product MQDAFASRLRGRESLVGAWCTVGHPVVAEVLAAEPVDFVVLDGEHSENDLGDLADCVRAVDAANHRAREREGADATQTATVVRASGPDRAEIKRLLDLGPDGVLVPQVESLADAEAAAQASQYPPEGVRGVAGGRAADYGRTLGDYYERANDDVATFVQVETTGALDDADAIADLDGVDALFVGPADLSARLGAFAEFDDAAFADAVADVVAAAHGADEPIAVGTLATSTANAPERKHDWGMDYVVGGVDVAHLREGLGGYLDALDGGAD is encoded by the coding sequence ATGCAAGATGCATTCGCCAGTCGCCTCCGCGGCCGCGAGTCGCTCGTCGGCGCGTGGTGCACGGTCGGGCACCCGGTCGTCGCCGAGGTGCTCGCCGCCGAACCCGTCGACTTCGTCGTCCTCGACGGCGAGCACTCCGAGAACGACCTCGGGGACCTCGCGGACTGCGTGCGCGCCGTCGACGCCGCGAACCATCGCGCTCGGGAGCGCGAGGGAGCAGACGCGACACAGACTGCGACCGTCGTCCGCGCGAGCGGCCCGGACCGCGCCGAGATCAAGCGCCTCCTCGACCTCGGCCCCGACGGCGTGCTCGTCCCGCAAGTAGAGTCGCTCGCGGACGCCGAGGCGGCCGCACAGGCCAGCCAGTACCCGCCCGAGGGCGTGCGGGGCGTCGCGGGCGGTCGGGCCGCCGACTACGGCCGGACGCTCGGCGACTACTACGAGCGCGCGAACGACGACGTCGCGACGTTCGTCCAGGTCGAGACCACGGGCGCGCTCGACGACGCGGACGCCATCGCCGACCTCGACGGCGTCGACGCGCTGTTCGTCGGCCCCGCCGACCTCTCGGCGCGCCTCGGCGCGTTCGCCGAGTTCGACGACGCGGCGTTCGCGGACGCGGTCGCGGACGTCGTCGCCGCCGCTCACGGCGCGGACGAACCGATCGCTGTCGGCACGCTCGCGACGAGCACGGCGAACGCGCCCGAGCGAAAGCACGACTGGGGGATGGACTACGTCGTCGGCGGCGTCGACGTCGCGCACCTCCGCGAGGGACTCGGCGGGTACCTGGACGCACTGGACGGAGGTGCGGACTGA
- the hutU gene encoding urocanate hydratase, protein MASNSGGGNLDVGDVSDQYREYEGAPTGTDIECEGWRQEAALRMLNNNLDPEVAENPEELVVYGGTGRAARSWDAYDAILAELRELPDDETLLVQSGKPVGRFETHERAPRVLIANSNLVGAWDDWEHFHELEAEGKIMYGQMTAGSWAYIGTQGIIQGTFETLAEAARQHFPDQEGLRGTITVTAGLGGMGGAQPLAVTMNHGVCIAAEVDEHRIDRRIETDYCMEKTDDLDEAIAMAEDAAESGEPLSIGLHMNAADMFEGMLERGFVPDVVTDQTSAHDELEGYYPSGYTVEEADELRRENTERYVEESLDTMERHVQGILDMQNEGAVAFEYGNNIRGQVQDHRDFEEAFDFPGFVPAYIRPLFCRGKGPFRWAALSGNENDIARTDEAVLELFPGKDDLARWIDLAREQVSFQGLPSRVCWLGYETTPVSETPLDATHVDEDAELTERALFALRINELVASGEIDAPVVVTRDHLDAGSVASPNRETEAMKDGTDAVADWPILNALLNTASGADIVSVHDGGGVGIGNSLHTNNHVVLDGTDLAAEKARRVFTTDPGMGVIRHADAGYDEALDEADRSGVAVPMRDRHEPPRGSESASGDAASDAADEEAE, encoded by the coding sequence ATGGCGAGCAACTCCGGCGGCGGAAACCTGGACGTCGGCGACGTGAGCGACCAGTACCGCGAGTACGAGGGCGCACCGACCGGCACCGACATCGAGTGCGAGGGCTGGCGGCAGGAGGCTGCCCTTCGCATGCTGAACAACAACCTCGACCCGGAGGTCGCCGAGAACCCCGAGGAGCTCGTCGTCTACGGCGGCACCGGGCGCGCGGCCCGGTCGTGGGACGCGTACGACGCCATACTGGCCGAGCTGCGCGAGCTCCCGGACGACGAGACGCTGCTCGTGCAGTCCGGGAAGCCCGTCGGGCGGTTCGAGACGCACGAGCGCGCGCCACGCGTCCTCATCGCGAACTCGAACCTCGTCGGCGCGTGGGACGACTGGGAGCACTTCCACGAGCTCGAGGCCGAGGGGAAGATCATGTACGGCCAGATGACGGCGGGGTCGTGGGCGTACATCGGCACGCAGGGCATCATTCAGGGGACGTTCGAGACGCTCGCGGAGGCCGCCCGACAACACTTCCCCGACCAGGAGGGCCTGCGCGGAACCATCACCGTCACCGCCGGGCTCGGCGGAATGGGTGGTGCACAGCCGCTCGCGGTGACGATGAACCACGGCGTCTGCATCGCGGCGGAGGTCGACGAGCACCGGATCGACCGCCGCATCGAGACCGACTACTGCATGGAGAAGACCGACGACCTCGACGAGGCCATCGCGATGGCCGAAGACGCCGCCGAGAGCGGCGAACCCCTCTCCATCGGCCTTCACATGAACGCCGCGGACATGTTCGAGGGGATGCTCGAGCGCGGATTCGTCCCGGACGTCGTCACCGACCAGACGAGCGCGCACGACGAACTCGAGGGCTACTACCCGAGCGGGTACACGGTCGAGGAAGCCGACGAACTCCGGCGCGAGAACACCGAGCGGTACGTCGAGGAGAGCCTCGACACGATGGAGCGCCACGTGCAGGGCATCCTCGACATGCAGAACGAGGGCGCGGTCGCGTTCGAGTACGGGAACAACATCCGCGGGCAGGTCCAGGACCACCGCGACTTCGAGGAGGCCTTCGACTTCCCCGGGTTCGTGCCGGCGTACATCCGGCCGCTGTTCTGTCGCGGCAAGGGGCCGTTCCGCTGGGCGGCGCTCAGCGGGAACGAGAACGACATCGCGCGCACCGACGAGGCCGTGCTCGAACTGTTCCCTGGGAAGGACGACCTGGCGCGCTGGATCGACCTCGCTCGCGAGCAGGTGTCGTTCCAGGGGCTCCCGAGCCGGGTGTGCTGGCTCGGGTACGAGACGACGCCCGTGAGCGAGACGCCGCTGGACGCGACGCACGTCGACGAGGACGCGGAACTCACCGAGCGCGCGCTGTTCGCGCTCCGCATCAACGAGCTCGTCGCGAGCGGCGAGATCGACGCGCCGGTCGTCGTGACGCGCGACCACCTCGACGCGGGCTCGGTCGCGAGCCCGAATCGCGAGACCGAGGCCATGAAGGACGGCACGGACGCGGTCGCGGACTGGCCGATCCTGAACGCGCTCCTCAACACCGCGTCGGGTGCGGACATCGTGAGCGTCCACGACGGCGGCGGCGTCGGGATCGGGAACTCCCTGCACACGAACAACCACGTCGTCCTCGACGGCACGGACCTCGCCGCGGAGAAGGCCCGGCGCGTGTTCACGACCGACCCCGGGATGGGCGTGATCCGGCACGCCGACGCCGGCTACGACGAGGCGCTCGACGAAGCCGACCGGAGCGGTGTGGCGGTACCGATGCGCGACCGGCACGAGCCGCCACGCGGCTCGGAAAGCGCGAGCGGCGACGCCGCGAGCGACGCCGCGGACGAGGAGGCAGAATGA